AAGTCAGCAGAAGCCTTTGAAGCAGAATAGGGTGAGGATGTATGTATCGGACTTTCTTCAGTAAAGAACAGGTCAGGTCTATCAAGAGGAAGATCGCCATAAACTTCATCTGTCGAAACTTGATGATATCTTTTTATCCCGTATTTACGACAAGCATCCATAAGTACCTGTGTCCCAAAGACATTAGTTCTCAGGAATATGCCAGGGTTCTCAATAGACCTGTCAACATGAGATTCAGCTGCAAAATTAACTACAATATCAAATTTTTCTTCTTCAAAAAGATTAAAAATTTCCTCTCTGTTGGCAATATCTCCTTTTACAAATCTGAAGTTTGGATTATCCATTGCCTCTTCGAGGGTCTCAAGATTCCCTGCATAAGTAAGTAGGTCAAAACAAACTATTCTATATTTTGGATACTTCTCTAACATATAATATATAAAGTTACTTCCAATAAAACCTGCCCCACCGGTTACTAGCACATTCATTTACAACTCCCCCATAAGTTTTAATATACAAAATTGTGGTCACTATCTTTAAGTAAAGGAGCCTTCAAATCCTTTTCAGAAAGAATTGGATTGGATATGCCCCAGTTGATACCTATCTCGGGATCATCAAATCTTATACTCCTGTCACATTCAGGTGTATAATATTCATCTACTTTGTATTGCACTTCTACATCATCTACAAGTGTAAGAAAACCATGGGCAAATCCTTTAGGTATAAAAAGCTGTTTTTTATTTTCTGCCGAAAGCTCAACTGCTATCCATTTCTTATATGTAGGTGACCCCTTTCTAATATCTACAGCAACATCAAGTATAGCTCCTTTTGTACACCGTACAAATTTTGTTTGCGCCTTAGGATTTATTTGAAAATGCAATCCTCTTAACGTTCCTTTTTTAGTAGACATGGAATGGTTATCCTGGATAAAGTCGACGCCAATACCTTGCTGAACAAGCCTTAACTTTGAATATGTTTCCATAAACCAACCTCTATGATCTCCAAAAACCTTTGGTTCTATTATATATACACCCTCAATATCTGTTCTGACTACTTGCATACAAATCCCCCAATCTTATGGTAACAATTTTCTATTTAATACATTATTTTCCCTTCAGCAACTCGTATGA
This portion of the Petroclostridium xylanilyticum genome encodes:
- the rfbC gene encoding dTDP-4-dehydrorhamnose 3,5-epimerase, coding for MQVVRTDIEGVYIIEPKVFGDHRGWFMETYSKLRLVQQGIGVDFIQDNHSMSTKKGTLRGLHFQINPKAQTKFVRCTKGAILDVAVDIRKGSPTYKKWIAVELSAENKKQLFIPKGFAHGFLTLVDDVEVQYKVDEYYTPECDRSIRFDDPEIGINWGISNPILSEKDLKAPLLKDSDHNFVY